The window GGGGGCGTGGGCAGGGGGGGCTTTTCCGGCTCGCGCAGCAAGAACCACCACGCGGCTACGCCTGCGGCAATGGCTGCAAGCACCAGCAGGATCACAAGCCCGGCCTTGCCGCCGGATTTGCCTTCTTCCTTGCTTGCCATTTCAAGCGGAGCTTCCTGCTGCTGGGGCGCTTGCGGCTCCTCAAAAGCAAGTGGCGGCTCCGGCGATTCCAGCACTGGTTCCGGCTCTGGAGCCGAGACTGGCGGTGCAACAGGCGGGGGAGTTTGCGGAGCGCCAGCGCCCATGCCATACCCGCCCGCAATGTTGGAATATATGAGCGTTTTTACGGCAAGGGCGCAGCTGCCCACGCCGCGCAGGCTGATGCGGTAGGCATCGAGGTTGTCCACTTCGTCCACCACCGCAGGGCCGACCGCCAGCCGCAGGCTGCCGCCGTCATTGTCCCAGGCCTCGGGGGTGAGCAGGGTTTCGCTCTCCTGCCAGCCACGGGGGCCAAGGCATTTGCCGTCAGACGCCCGCAGCAAAGTAAAGCCGGGTTCGCTCACATCGCCTGCGTCAAAAATCTCGATGATTCCGTTGCCGGGGCCGCGCCCGGTATCGGCTGAAATGCTGGCGCGCATGGGTTATCCTTTGAACGCCTGCAAAAGTTCGCGCAGGCGGTTGTTCTGTTCGGGGTTGACGCTCTGCTGGCCGTCAAAATCCACATTGGCCATAACGCTGTAGGCCATGGCGCGCAGCCAGTCGGTATACCACAGGCGGTCATAGGGCGATTCTTCCTCGCCGATGCGGGGTTCGCCCTTGATTTCCTGCGGTGGGTTAAACAGGGGCACGCTTTTGCCGCCAACAACAACGGTGCGCCGCGTCTGATCCTTGAAGCGTGGGTCAAAGCCCCACCAGTCCACAAAGGCGTTGATGGCGTCCGCAGCAAGGCTCACCTGCTTCCACATGAGGCGCTCGCGGGCCATGTTGCTGAATGCCGATGAGCGGCGCAGCTCAGCCTCCAGATTTTCGCGCAGCTTGCAGCGCGCTGCGGCCTGCACAAGCTCGTGGCAGAACTGGTCAAGTTCCTTGGCTGGCAGGCCAAGCTGGCCCCTGACTTCCACATCGTTGCAGAGGTCGTGCAGCCGCCCTGTCCAGTGATCCATGACCATTCCGGCAAAGACCTGGGCGCTGTCCTTTACTTCTGCATCAACGGCGTCTGCCGCTGGCGCGGCCACGGGAGCGTCGTCGCCAAAGATATCGCCCAGAATGTCGGTGGCGGAAACGCGCGCGCCCACAACCTGCGCAGGCGCTGCGGTCTGGCCTTCATCCGGGCTTTGGCGGGCGTTAAGGCAGATTTCGTACAGGTCAAAATCGCGCACCTGAAGGCGGCGCAAAAATTCGCCGAACAGCTGCTTTTCCGCAACCCTGGCCATCTGCGAAACCAGCAGGCGCGTGAGTTGCTCCTTTTGCCTGCGCAGTTCTTCCCTGTCGTCCGTGCGGTAGAAGGGCGCAAGCCCGGTGCGCAGGCGCTCGCATTTTTCAACAAGGCTGCCGCTGATCTGCTGCCGCTTGAGTTCGGGGTTGCACAGGGGCCGCAGGCTCTGACGGAGCAGGCCAACGCCGCCGTCGTTGAGCGTCATGGCCGCCTGCCAGGCCCGTTCCGGATCAGCCACATGTTTCTGCACCAGTGGCGATTGCATGAAGGACTGACGCACTTCTTCCACAAAGGCCTGCTGTTCCTGCCGGATGCCGGTTTCGCGCCTGTCGGCGTAATCAAAAATGGCCTCGCACAAAAAGTTGGGATTGCGCAGCAAAAAGACATTGTTGAAGGGGTGCGTGCCGTCCCAGTTTTGCGGCCAGTCGTGCACCTGACCGAAAAAGTTCACCAGCGAGGATTCCAGCCGGGTTGTCCAGCGGGTTTCCACAGAGGGCGATCCGGCCTTTTTTTCAAACTCCATGTCCATCTTGGTGAGCACAAAAAAGAGCGCTGGCGCTTTGCTGGCGCGCATTTCCGGCGTTTCGCCGTGTGTGGAGCATATCCATTCATACACGGCCTGCGGCAGATCCTGCACCTCCTGGGTGCTGGGTCCGATGCAGAGTAGCATGCTGGTGAGTTCTTTTTCTTCGCGATAGCGCTCAAAGAGGTAAGCCACCTTGCCGCGCAAAAAGAGTTCCTTGAGCATGTCCTTGCGGCTGTCCAGCGCGGCGCGCAGATCGCTGAACTTGTAGCGCGCGCGGTAGCCGGGAAAGTCCAGCAGGTCGGTGTGGTCAAAGAAATCATCCGGCTTTTCACGCATGTAGATGGTGATTTCGGCCGTGAGGGCCGTCACCAGCGCGCGCGGCAGGTCAGCCTTGCGGCCCTCCGCGCCCACAAGGGTCAGCATGTCTGTGGGCGGCTCGTTGAGGCCCTGCAACCGCGCCACGTCAATAATACTGTTGCTGCGGGGTATGAGCGCGTCAATGGCGCAACATGCCTCGGCAGCGTTGCCAAGCTGGCGCAGAGCCGCGCCAAGCTGTATATACACTGCCTGAAATTCCGGCACGCTGTCCCAGATCAGGCCCACAAGGCGGGCACGGTCTTCCAGTTCCAGACGGGGGGCCAGTTCCATGGCCCGCACCCAGTAGCCGTTCTGGAGCATCTGCACTCTGGGACGTGAAATGAAGTTTTTATTCACATAATCGCGCAGCTCTTCCACATCGTCCAAACTCATGCCGCCGGGCACGGGCGCAGACTGGGCGCGGCCCTGAAGGCTCTCCAGCTCCTTGGCGAGGGCCTCGGCATTGGGTGCGTCCTTGTGGTCGCAGTCCGCATAGTATGTATTGGCGAGCACCCGGGCCACGTCAGTTTCCGAAAGCAGACGCAGGCGGATGGGGTAGGCCTCGGTAACGCCATTGGGCGGCGTGGTGGTAAAGCGCGTGACCAGCCCCGTGGATTCCTTGCCGCCCTCTGGGTTGATATCCTTGATAAAATTGAAGGTCTGACCGCAAAAATCAGCCAGAAGCACCTTGTCCGCATCACTGGCAAGGGCCGAGATAAGGTAGGACTTGCCCGACTGGCTGGGGCCAAACACGCCCACGCACATCTTGCGGCGGGCCGCCTGCTCGCACTTGCCGAAAAAGCGGGCCGCATGGCGCAGATCCTTTTGCAGGGCAGCGCGTTCGTTGCCCACAAGCTCGGCATTGTCCTGAAGCCATGCCCCTGCGGAACGCGAAGTATCCGCCAGTTCGCGGCAGTGCCGCGCTAAATCCATATCCTGCTGCATAACCATCCTCAATTATCCGGCGTCGGTGACAATGCCCGTATCCAGCCAGTAGCCTTCGTCCAGTTTCAGGGTTTGCAGGCGGATTTCAAGATCGCGGCGGTCAACGCTGCGCTCCTGGCAATCCACGATGGAATCAATGCGGAACTCGCCCTCGCTGCGGCGATCCTTGTCCGTCTCGCTGCGGATATCTTCTTCATCCAGAGCATCGGCAACGCTCAGGCTAACCTCAACCCGGTAGGGCAGACGGCCCGAAGCGCGGGAGCGGGCTTCCTCTGTGGCAAAGGTCAGCAGATGGTAGCGGGTAGTGGGCCAGCGCTCGGCATCCAGCTGCCTGTAGCCGATGGAAAGCGGCCCGCTGAAGGCCACGGCGCGGGTTTTGTCCGTGCCGTCCTTGCTGTCCACATCCACGGTAAACCATACCTTGGGCCGCTTGAGCTGGCTGTTGATGTCCATCTCGCCGATATAACGCGCAGTGGACGTAAGTTTGAGCGCGCCGGAATCAAAGGAGAAGCCTTCAAGGTGCCCGTCGGCCAGCGCACAGAGGATGGCCCCCACCACAACCGTGGTTTTGGGGTCGGTAATGCGGCCCTGAGCGTCGGCAAAGGGATACCAAGAGCCTGCGTGATAGCGCCGCATGGGAATGATCCTGTCTGGCGGCACGGGCAGCTTGGCAAGCACTGTGGCGATAACGCCGTTCCA of the Desulfovibrio desulfuricans DSM 642 genome contains:
- a CDS encoding virulence factor SrfC family protein, encoding MDLARHCRELADTSRSAGAWLQDNAELVGNERAALQKDLRHAARFFGKCEQAARRKMCVGVFGPSQSGKSYLISALASDADKVLLADFCGQTFNFIKDINPEGGKESTGLVTRFTTTPPNGVTEAYPIRLRLLSETDVARVLANTYYADCDHKDAPNAEALAKELESLQGRAQSAPVPGGMSLDDVEELRDYVNKNFISRPRVQMLQNGYWVRAMELAPRLELEDRARLVGLIWDSVPEFQAVYIQLGAALRQLGNAAEACCAIDALIPRSNSIIDVARLQGLNEPPTDMLTLVGAEGRKADLPRALVTALTAEITIYMREKPDDFFDHTDLLDFPGYRARYKFSDLRAALDSRKDMLKELFLRGKVAYLFERYREEKELTSMLLCIGPSTQEVQDLPQAVYEWICSTHGETPEMRASKAPALFFVLTKMDMEFEKKAGSPSVETRWTTRLESSLVNFFGQVHDWPQNWDGTHPFNNVFLLRNPNFLCEAIFDYADRRETGIRQEQQAFVEEVRQSFMQSPLVQKHVADPERAWQAAMTLNDGGVGLLRQSLRPLCNPELKRQQISGSLVEKCERLRTGLAPFYRTDDREELRRQKEQLTRLLVSQMARVAEKQLFGEFLRRLQVRDFDLYEICLNARQSPDEGQTAAPAQVVGARVSATDILGDIFGDDAPVAAPAADAVDAEVKDSAQVFAGMVMDHWTGRLHDLCNDVEVRGQLGLPAKELDQFCHELVQAAARCKLRENLEAELRRSSAFSNMARERLMWKQVSLAADAINAFVDWWGFDPRFKDQTRRTVVVGGKSVPLFNPPQEIKGEPRIGEEESPYDRLWYTDWLRAMAYSVMANVDFDGQQSVNPEQNNRLRELLQAFKG
- a CDS encoding sel1 repeat family protein, with protein sequence MRASISADTGRGPGNGIIEIFDAGDVSEPGFTLLRASDGKCLGPRGWQESETLLTPEAWDNDGGSLRLAVGPAVVDEVDNLDAYRISLRGVGSCALAVKTLIYSNIAGGYGMGAGAPQTPPPVAPPVSAPEPEPVLESPEPPLAFEEPQAPQQQEAPLEMASKEEGKSGGKAGLVILLVLAAIAAGVAAWWFLLREPEKPPLPTPPAQTQNADKPQSPDQAQPKPADAGQQGADAAKQPFSPLASAREQLRGQALPDVSLAMAKPLRKTDAKPEESDAAFLLLEDAAQKGDAEAMFLVGQFYDPASTLPRGSIPADLTQAKRWYDQALQKGQPQAKAALDTLKEHARALEAKGDAEARSLLQNWQ